A single region of the Silene latifolia isolate original U9 population chromosome 8, ASM4854445v1, whole genome shotgun sequence genome encodes:
- the LOC141594974 gene encoding serine/threonine-protein phosphatase 7 long form homolog, which translates to MDQIVTGWKMGDNRLVGLKFNVELISALVERWRPETHSFHLTIGEATMTLQDVQVLLGLRIREDIVSGTTAYNWPLLVTELLGKTPGDGDLKGASLRIGWLLEQFSGLQEDANEDVLHQYVRAYLLLLMATIMFPDKSGNDIQVVYLPLLRDLTNLDNYSWGSAVLATLYRNLCRASNVKSKDIGGPLVLLQLWA; encoded by the exons atggaCCAGATAGTCACCGGTTGGAAAATGGGTGATAACAG gttagTGGGGTTGAAGTTTAATGTGGAATTAATAAGTGCTTTGGTTGAGCGATGGAGGCCGGAAACCCATTCATTTCACTTGACTATTGGCGAGGCTACTATGACCTTGCAAGATGTTCAAGTGTTGTTAGGGCTACGGATTAGAGAGGATATTGTTAGTGGAACAACCGCTTATAATTGGCCCTTGTTAGTAACTGAACTCTTAGGCAAAACACCGGGTGATGGAGACCTTAAGGGGGCTTCTTTGAGGATTGGTTGGTTGTTAGAACAATTTAGTGGTCTTCAGGAAGATGCAAATGAAGATGTTCTACATCAATATGTGAGGGCATATTTGCTTCTCTTAATGGCAACTATCATGTTTCCGGATAAGAGTGGTAATGACATTCAAGTTGTTTATTTGCCTTTGTTGAGGGATTTGACCAACTTAGATAATTACTCTTGGGGAAGTGCCGTACTTGCTACTTTATATCGCAATTTATGTAGAGCAAGCAACGTGAAGTCCAAAGACATTGGAGGTCCCCTTGTTCTATTGCAATTGTGGGCATGA